The Salegentibacter mishustinae genome includes a window with the following:
- a CDS encoding methyltransferase domain-containing protein produces MSIDTSKRTNAVEIMDDFDLKGQELDKTLRDLDNINKWLGGNKITLDAIKAIIEDQPKTKEIHIADVGCGNGAVLREIAKWSRKNSYNIKLTGIDANTHAIEIGRKLSSNYAEIEFLALDIFSEEFKAFSCDIILCTLTLHHFKNKEIIELLKLFNQQSRIGVVINDLHRSKAAYRLFQAFCAVFINNEIARKDGLISILRGFKKDELKSFAEKIPQTKHQISWRWAFRYQWIIQKEKI; encoded by the coding sequence ATGAGTATAGATACTTCAAAAAGAACCAACGCGGTTGAAATCATGGACGATTTTGACCTGAAAGGCCAGGAACTCGATAAGACTTTACGGGATCTTGACAATATCAATAAATGGCTGGGCGGAAATAAGATCACTTTAGATGCGATTAAGGCGATCATTGAAGATCAACCAAAAACGAAAGAAATACATATTGCCGATGTTGGTTGTGGCAATGGCGCCGTACTAAGGGAAATTGCAAAATGGAGTAGAAAAAATAGTTATAATATTAAACTTACCGGTATTGATGCAAATACTCACGCCATTGAAATTGGGAGAAAATTATCTTCAAATTATGCGGAAATAGAATTTTTGGCTTTAGATATCTTTAGTGAAGAATTTAAGGCTTTTAGTTGCGACATTATCTTATGCACCTTAACTCTGCATCACTTTAAAAATAAAGAGATCATAGAATTACTAAAACTTTTTAATCAGCAATCCAGGATAGGCGTAGTTATTAACGATTTGCATCGTTCTAAAGCAGCTTACAGGTTATTCCAGGCCTTTTGCGCGGTGTTTATCAATAATGAAATTGCTCGTAAAGACGGACTTATTTCCATTTTACGCGGATTTAAGAAAGATGAATTGAAAAGTTTTGCAGAAAAAATTCCTCAAACCAAACATCAAATTAGCTGGAGGTGGGCATTTCGCTACCAGTGGATTATCCAGAAAGAAAAAATATGA
- a CDS encoding alpha-ketoacid dehydrogenase subunit alpha/beta: protein MQPNSSVQSPIKFERENLSSAQLLDLYVALLKPRLIEEKMLILLRQGKISKWFSGIGQEAISVGVTKALNPDEYILPMHRNLGVFTTRNVPLNRLFSQWQGKQNGFTKGRDRSFHFGTQEYKIVGMISHLGPQLGVADGIALAHKLKKENKLTAVFTGEGGTSEGDFHEALNIASVWDLPVMFCIENNGYGLSTPTNEQYRCKDLADRAKGYGMESFIIDGNNIIEVYSKVSEIAESIRENPRPVLLEFKTFRMRGHEEASGTKYVPEELMQFWEQKDPVENFRQFLKEENILNEDQEIHSKDEIKAEIDLNLKEANEETPIEFIKTKEISDVYQEFIYQKVNPGSNTENVRFIDAIAQAVKQSMQRHNSLVLMGQDIAEYGGVFKITEGLISEFGKERVRNTPICESAIVGTAMGLSISGMKAMVEMQFGDFVSSGFNPIVNYLAKSNYRWNQNADVVIRMPCGAGVGAGPFHSQTNEAWFTKVPGLKVVYPAFPYDAKGLLNTAFNDPNPILFFEHKALYRSIRQEVPVDYYTLPLGKASILKEGGKLTIITYGAGVHWALDTIDEMELENVDLIDLRSLQPLDKEAIMNSAKKTGKVLVLTEDSTFGSLASEISAIISEECFEYLDAPVMRLGSAETPIPFAAALEEGYLPKTKLKEKIQQLIDY from the coding sequence ATGCAGCCAAATTCTTCAGTACAGTCACCTATAAAATTTGAGAGAGAAAATCTTTCTTCAGCTCAGTTATTAGATCTATATGTAGCTCTTTTAAAGCCTCGATTAATTGAGGAAAAAATGCTCATTTTACTCAGACAGGGAAAAATCTCAAAATGGTTTAGCGGAATAGGCCAGGAAGCTATTTCGGTTGGAGTGACAAAAGCATTAAATCCTGATGAATATATTCTACCAATGCACCGAAACCTGGGTGTGTTTACAACGAGAAATGTTCCTTTAAACCGACTTTTCTCGCAATGGCAGGGAAAGCAAAACGGCTTTACAAAAGGTCGTGATAGGAGTTTTCACTTTGGAACCCAGGAATATAAAATTGTTGGGATGATCTCTCATTTGGGCCCTCAACTGGGTGTAGCCGATGGGATTGCTCTGGCACATAAACTAAAGAAAGAAAATAAACTTACCGCGGTATTTACCGGGGAAGGAGGCACCAGTGAAGGCGATTTCCACGAGGCGCTTAATATTGCTTCGGTTTGGGATTTACCGGTTATGTTTTGCATAGAAAATAACGGATACGGGCTTTCAACGCCTACTAACGAGCAATACCGCTGTAAAGATCTTGCCGATAGAGCTAAAGGCTATGGAATGGAATCCTTTATTATAGACGGGAATAATATCATTGAAGTTTATTCTAAGGTTTCTGAGATTGCGGAAAGTATAAGAGAAAATCCCCGTCCCGTTTTACTGGAGTTTAAAACCTTTAGAATGCGTGGCCACGAAGAAGCAAGTGGCACTAAGTATGTACCTGAAGAATTAATGCAATTCTGGGAGCAAAAAGATCCTGTAGAAAATTTCAGACAGTTTTTAAAAGAAGAAAATATTTTAAATGAAGATCAGGAAATTCATTCTAAAGATGAAATCAAAGCTGAAATAGACCTTAATTTAAAGGAAGCAAATGAAGAAACTCCTATAGAATTCATTAAAACTAAAGAAATAAGTGATGTTTACCAGGAGTTTATATATCAGAAAGTTAACCCTGGTAGTAATACTGAAAATGTTCGCTTTATAGATGCTATAGCCCAGGCTGTAAAACAATCTATGCAAAGGCATAATTCCCTGGTTTTAATGGGGCAGGACATTGCAGAATATGGCGGCGTTTTTAAAATTACTGAAGGCCTTATATCGGAATTTGGTAAAGAACGGGTAAGAAATACGCCTATATGTGAATCTGCAATTGTTGGAACGGCCATGGGACTTTCTATTAGTGGAATGAAGGCTATGGTAGAAATGCAGTTTGGGGATTTTGTGAGTTCCGGTTTTAATCCTATTGTAAATTACCTGGCCAAAAGCAATTATAGATGGAATCAAAATGCCGATGTGGTTATAAGAATGCCCTGCGGCGCTGGGGTAGGGGCAGGACCATTTCATAGCCAAACTAATGAAGCCTGGTTTACTAAAGTTCCGGGATTAAAAGTTGTTTACCCAGCTTTTCCTTACGACGCTAAAGGTCTTTTAAACACTGCTTTTAATGATCCCAATCCCATCTTGTTTTTTGAGCACAAGGCATTGTATAGAAGTATTCGCCAGGAAGTTCCGGTAGACTATTATACCTTACCATTAGGTAAAGCCTCAATTTTAAAAGAAGGGGGAAAACTTACAATTATCACTTATGGCGCCGGGGTTCACTGGGCTCTTGATACTATTGATGAAATGGAGTTGGAAAATGTAGACTTGATTGATCTACGCAGCCTTCAACCATTAGATAAAGAGGCTATAATGAATTCGGCTAAAAAAACAGGAAAAGTATTAGTACTAACCGAAGATTCAACTTTTGGAAGTTTGGCTTCAGAAATTTCAGCAATTATTTCAGAAGAATGCTTTGAATATCTGGATGCGCCTGTTATGCGTTTGGGCAGTGCTGAAACCCCAATTCCTTTTGCGGCAGCCCTTGAAGAAGGCTATCTTCCGAAGACAAAATTAAAAGAGAAAATACAGCAATTAATAGACTATTAA
- a CDS encoding NAD(P)/FAD-dependent oxidoreductase has translation MADFQVIIVGAGLAGLTAAIHLSQKGKNVLLIEKKAYPRHKVCGEYLSNEVLPYFNSLNIDLEKDLKPVKINNLLYSTQNAKSIEAPLNLGGLGLSRHALDHYLFNKAEESGAKTMLDSVENINFKDDEFNLRLSSGKELTANIVLGAFGKRSNLDKSLKRDFIQEKSSWLAIKGHYKLPDFPENLVALHNFKGGYCGLSKTEAGVVNACYMVSYESFKKYKNTEEFKEKVLLQNAYLKGFFKNAKPLFKKDLSIAQISFQEKSSIKNHILMLGDTAGLIHPLCGNGMAMAIHSGKIASEAILNNFKGKHIDRKNLENEYRENWKANFSKRLKTGRMLQTILINPILASTLQNLVKKFPYLLGKIISKTHGKPII, from the coding sequence ATGGCAGATTTTCAAGTAATTATTGTGGGGGCAGGACTGGCGGGTTTAACTGCTGCCATTCATCTTTCTCAAAAAGGAAAAAACGTCCTGCTTATTGAAAAAAAAGCCTATCCGCGCCATAAAGTTTGCGGTGAGTACCTGTCTAACGAAGTGCTGCCTTATTTTAATTCGCTTAATATTGATCTTGAAAAAGATTTGAAGCCGGTAAAAATTAATAACCTGCTTTACAGCACCCAAAATGCTAAATCTATTGAAGCGCCATTAAATCTTGGAGGTTTGGGACTAAGCCGCCACGCTTTAGACCATTATCTTTTCAATAAAGCTGAAGAAAGCGGTGCTAAAACTATGTTGGATTCTGTTGAAAATATCAACTTTAAAGATGATGAATTCAATCTAAGGCTATCCTCGGGGAAAGAACTTACTGCAAATATTGTATTAGGTGCTTTTGGAAAAAGATCTAATCTGGATAAAAGTCTTAAACGGGATTTTATACAGGAAAAATCGTCCTGGCTTGCCATTAAAGGTCATTATAAACTACCTGATTTTCCTGAAAACCTGGTAGCGCTCCATAACTTTAAAGGAGGTTATTGCGGATTGTCGAAGACGGAAGCGGGCGTAGTGAATGCCTGTTATATGGTATCCTACGAAAGTTTTAAAAAGTATAAAAATACCGAAGAATTCAAAGAAAAAGTACTACTTCAAAATGCATATTTAAAAGGGTTCTTTAAAAATGCTAAACCGCTTTTTAAAAAAGATCTTAGTATCGCCCAAATTTCATTTCAGGAAAAATCATCGATTAAAAATCATATTTTAATGCTGGGTGATACTGCGGGACTAATTCATCCGCTTTGTGGGAATGGAATGGCAATGGCAATTCATAGTGGTAAAATTGCTTCGGAAGCAATTCTGAATAATTTCAAAGGAAAACATATTGACCGAAAAAATCTTGAAAATGAATATCGGGAGAACTGGAAGGCCAATTTCAGCAAAAGGTTGAAAACCGGCCGAATGCTTCAAACAATATTAATAAATCCAATTTTAGCGTCAACTTTACAAAATCTGGTAAAAAAATTTCCGTACTTGTTAGGGAAAATCATCAGTAAAACTCACGGGAAGCCAATAATATGA
- a CDS encoding 3-hydroxyacyl-ACP dehydratase FabZ family protein: protein MNYKNILEKLPYTKPFLFVDELLKVNENSAEGRYTFPVDSFFYKGHFKNNPVTPGVILTECMAQIGVVSLGIFLLQDQVNESKEIELALSSSEVDFYLPVFPEETVKVVSEKLFFRFNKLKCEVRMYDKTEKLICRGKIAGMIKSKLTEDVSKQI from the coding sequence GTGAATTATAAAAATATCCTCGAAAAACTGCCGTACACCAAACCATTTCTATTTGTAGATGAGTTGCTGAAAGTCAACGAAAATTCTGCCGAAGGTCGCTATACCTTTCCTGTAGATTCCTTTTTCTATAAAGGACATTTTAAAAACAATCCCGTAACACCCGGCGTAATTTTAACGGAATGCATGGCGCAAATTGGTGTGGTTTCCCTGGGAATATTTCTGCTTCAAGATCAGGTAAATGAATCAAAAGAAATTGAACTTGCATTAAGTTCTTCGGAAGTTGATTTTTACCTCCCGGTTTTTCCCGAGGAAACGGTAAAAGTAGTTTCAGAAAAGTTATTCTTTAGATTCAATAAGTTAAAATGTGAAGTAAGAATGTACGATAAAACAGAGAAATTGATATGCCGCGGAAAGATCGCCGGCATGATAAAGAGCAAATTAACTGAGGACGTTTCCAAACAAATTTAA
- a CDS encoding beta-ketoacyl-[acyl-carrier-protein] synthase family protein, with translation MKKRVVITGMGVVAPNAIGLANFEDAIRKGKSGIRFEEELERLKFSCQIAGKPQVSEEKIAEYFTPLQLRGLNSSGIVYGVIAGTDAWRDAGLKIEETEQPDWDSGIIFGTGILGVDKFREAIHLIDAGKTRRLGSTSVMQTMASGISAYLGGILGCGNQVTTNSSACTTGTEALLMGFERIASGKAKRMLVGSCSDHGPYVWGGFDAMRILPSKYNEKPAEASRPMSSSAAGFVPGSGAGALMLEDYETAQARGAKIYCEVLGGATNSGGQRGGGSMTAANSEAVIKCIKDAIQFSGISAEEIDVINGHLTATTRDALEIENWKKALKNDDFPYINSLKGMTGHCLAASGSIECVASVLQIAKKFIFGNTNCEDLNPEISALISEEKVPRKTLEKPVNILVKASFGFGDVNAVAIFKKI, from the coding sequence ATGAAAAAACGAGTAGTTATAACAGGAATGGGAGTGGTTGCACCAAATGCAATAGGTTTGGCCAATTTTGAAGATGCGATTCGTAAAGGAAAAAGCGGGATTAGATTTGAAGAAGAACTGGAACGTTTAAAATTCAGTTGCCAAATTGCGGGAAAACCACAGGTTTCAGAAGAAAAAATAGCCGAATACTTCACGCCCTTACAATTACGCGGACTTAATTCCAGCGGGATTGTTTACGGGGTAATTGCAGGAACCGATGCGTGGCGGGATGCGGGACTTAAAATTGAAGAGACCGAACAACCAGATTGGGACAGCGGAATCATATTTGGTACCGGAATTTTAGGAGTTGATAAATTCCGCGAAGCCATTCATTTAATTGATGCTGGTAAAACTCGAAGATTAGGCAGCACCAGCGTGATGCAAACTATGGCAAGTGGGATTAGCGCTTACTTGGGCGGAATTTTAGGTTGTGGCAACCAGGTGACTACAAATTCGTCTGCTTGCACAACGGGTACCGAAGCGCTACTTATGGGGTTTGAAAGAATTGCCTCTGGGAAAGCGAAACGAATGCTGGTGGGCAGTTGCAGCGACCACGGACCTTATGTTTGGGGAGGTTTTGATGCAATGCGTATTTTACCATCAAAATATAATGAAAAGCCTGCCGAAGCATCCCGGCCAATGAGCTCATCAGCTGCAGGTTTTGTACCGGGAAGTGGAGCAGGAGCACTGATGCTTGAGGATTACGAAACGGCTCAAGCTAGAGGCGCAAAAATTTATTGCGAGGTTTTAGGAGGAGCTACCAATAGTGGTGGACAACGTGGTGGTGGCAGTATGACCGCCGCTAATAGTGAAGCGGTAATTAAGTGTATTAAAGATGCTATACAATTTTCAGGGATTTCAGCAGAAGAAATTGATGTGATTAATGGGCATCTTACTGCCACGACCAGGGATGCGTTGGAAATTGAAAATTGGAAAAAAGCCTTGAAGAATGATGATTTTCCGTATATAAATTCTTTAAAAGGAATGACGGGTCATTGCCTGGCAGCTTCAGGAAGTATAGAATGTGTGGCTAGCGTGCTTCAAATAGCTAAAAAATTTATTTTCGGAAATACGAACTGCGAAGATCTTAACCCTGAAATTTCAGCATTGATTTCCGAAGAAAAAGTTCCGCGTAAAACTTTAGAAAAACCTGTAAATATCCTGGTAAAAGCCAGTTTTGGTTTTGGCGATGTAAATGCAGTGGCTATTTTTAAAAAGATATAA
- a CDS encoding type III polyketide synthase — MSVKIVGVEKELPEYSRETIDILPLVETWLEGQEDRYRRKVLKIFEGAAVDKRYSIMKPEEVFTATSFEDKNNIYVREVKKLGKNVLQKALEQNAWEANSINFIITVSCTGIMIPSLDAYLINSLELSQDVTRLPVTEMGCAAGISGIIYAANFLKANPGKRAAVIAVESPTATFQLDDYSMANMVSAAIFGDGAACVLLSSEENAPGPKILGEEMYHFYEATHLMGFDLTNHGLKMILDESVPQTIASHFPEIVHPFLKKFNSNIEKVDHLIFHPGGKKIVQTVEDLFGNLGKNIDETREVLRQYGNMSSATVLYVLQEFMKKQPKPGDQGLMLSFGPGFSAQRILLEW; from the coding sequence ATGAGTGTAAAAATTGTTGGCGTTGAAAAAGAATTACCAGAGTATTCCCGGGAAACCATAGATATTCTTCCGCTCGTCGAAACCTGGCTGGAAGGCCAGGAAGATCGTTATCGCAGAAAAGTACTGAAGATCTTTGAGGGCGCTGCAGTAGATAAACGTTATTCTATTATGAAACCTGAAGAGGTTTTTACGGCCACCTCCTTTGAAGACAAGAATAATATTTATGTGAGGGAAGTAAAAAAATTAGGCAAAAATGTACTTCAGAAAGCTTTAGAGCAAAATGCCTGGGAAGCAAACTCTATAAATTTTATCATCACCGTAAGTTGTACCGGGATAATGATTCCTTCTCTGGATGCATACCTTATTAATTCTTTAGAATTAAGCCAGGATGTTACACGTCTACCCGTTACAGAAATGGGCTGTGCCGCAGGAATTTCAGGAATAATCTATGCCGCAAATTTTCTAAAAGCCAATCCCGGAAAACGTGCCGCAGTAATCGCGGTAGAAAGTCCTACGGCTACTTTTCAGTTAGACGATTATTCTATGGCAAATATGGTAAGCGCCGCTATTTTTGGCGATGGCGCAGCTTGTGTTTTATTATCTTCAGAAGAAAATGCTCCAGGCCCCAAGATTTTAGGTGAGGAAATGTATCACTTTTACGAAGCTACGCATCTAATGGGTTTTGATCTCACCAACCACGGCCTTAAAATGATCTTAGACGAAAGCGTTCCACAAACCATAGCATCTCATTTTCCTGAAATTGTGCATCCATTTCTAAAAAAATTCAATTCTAATATTGAAAAGGTAGATCATCTTATATTTCACCCGGGTGGAAAGAAAATTGTGCAAACAGTTGAAGATCTTTTTGGTAACTTAGGGAAGAATATAGATGAAACCCGCGAGGTGCTGCGCCAATACGGGAATATGAGCAGCGCCACAGTACTTTATGTACTGCAGGAATTTATGAAAAAACAGCCAAAACCTGGCGACCAGGGCTTAATGTTAAGTTTTGGACCCGGCTTTTCGGCACAAAGAATTTTATTGGAATGGTAA
- a CDS encoding DUF1328 domain-containing protein — MIRLIVIFLIIALVAAIFGFGGIAEGFADIAKIIFYIFLVLLVISLVSRLFRR; from the coding sequence ATGATACGTTTAATCGTTATTTTCTTAATCATTGCTTTGGTAGCTGCCATCTTCGGATTTGGTGGAATTGCAGAAGGTTTTGCTGATATTGCTAAAATTATATTCTACATCTTCCTTGTTTTATTGGTGATTTCGCTAGTAAGTCGATTATTCAGAAGATAA
- a CDS encoding 4'-phosphopantetheinyl transferase family protein: MIGNDIVDLNLTRLQSNWERHGYLQKLFTEDEQKFIVNSNNQELNVWLLWSMKEAVYKAVQRKYKLKRFYDPKQFVCSQVQLTPEKARGEVYFKNETFKTTSELFPDKILSYTANTEFSYFSEEKNTRSLLLQKVSEHFLIPLDSLNITKTGQGIPLITYHGDNLQIPFSLSHHGNYSAYALSLNMS, from the coding sequence GTGATAGGTAACGACATCGTAGATTTAAATTTAACCCGTCTTCAAAGTAACTGGGAAAGGCATGGTTATCTTCAGAAATTATTCACGGAAGATGAGCAAAAGTTTATCGTCAACAGCAATAATCAGGAATTAAATGTTTGGTTACTCTGGAGTATGAAAGAAGCGGTCTATAAAGCTGTACAGCGAAAATATAAACTAAAGCGGTTTTATGATCCGAAGCAATTTGTTTGTTCTCAGGTTCAATTAACTCCGGAAAAGGCAAGGGGCGAGGTTTACTTTAAAAATGAAACCTTTAAAACAACTTCAGAATTATTTCCGGATAAAATTCTTAGTTATACCGCTAATACCGAGTTTTCATACTTTTCAGAAGAAAAAAATACGCGGTCCCTGCTATTACAGAAGGTTTCTGAACATTTCCTTATTCCCTTAGATTCTCTTAACATTACTAAAACCGGCCAGGGTATCCCTTTAATAACTTATCATGGTGATAATCTGCAAATTCCATTTAGTCTTTCTCATCACGGGAATTATTCAGCCTATGCGCTCTCGTTAAATATGTCCTAA
- a CDS encoding MBL fold metallo-hydrolase has translation MKTVDKMEVLHSQSAEFVQKGETGKFLKLIPDTFIIKGEEKDGVFNQGYAIRHINRQDILLIDVVEETTKDAVKKLVNDGYKIKGILITCDHILKDAYVDLKTISEDAGDAPIFAHPRNNFKDSFKTKDITERKGVLKDFGLKVFDLPGNGGASVIIYSEVNDGMLFPGEDAEGSPYDSDLNTFKRPKMDKSNDDFGLAGSWSAFDEEFAYLFPRKGKPGFNIEEGQQTDILNSLSKK, from the coding sequence ATGAAGACTGTTGATAAAATGGAAGTGCTGCACAGCCAAAGTGCCGAATTTGTTCAAAAAGGTGAAACCGGGAAATTTTTAAAATTAATACCGGATACTTTTATTATAAAAGGTGAAGAAAAAGATGGCGTTTTTAACCAGGGTTATGCCATTAGACATATAAATAGACAGGATATTTTACTTATTGATGTAGTTGAAGAAACTACCAAAGATGCGGTAAAAAAACTGGTAAATGATGGTTATAAAATTAAAGGTATTTTAATTACCTGCGATCATATTTTAAAAGATGCCTACGTCGATTTAAAAACAATTTCTGAAGATGCCGGGGACGCACCAATCTTTGCACATCCACGCAATAATTTTAAAGACAGTTTTAAAACAAAAGATATCACCGAAAGAAAAGGTGTGCTAAAAGATTTTGGCCTAAAAGTATTTGATCTGCCTGGAAACGGTGGAGCTTCGGTTATTATTTATTCTGAAGTTAACGATGGCATGTTATTCCCGGGCGAAGATGCTGAGGGTTCTCCATACGATTCTGATCTTAATACCTTTAAAAGACCAAAAATGGATAAATCTAACGACGATTTTGGTTTAGCCGGTAGCTGGAGCGCTTTTGATGAAGAATTTGCTTATTTATTCCCTAGAAAAGGAAAACCGGGCTTTAATATAGAAGAAGGCCAACAAACCGATATTTTAAATTCACTAAGTAAGAAATAA
- a CDS encoding lipocalin family protein, giving the protein MKKIFILGFVAVLLAACGPSKTAKEARKTFNGNWTLTSVTYPNSSGEFDVTLLNDANASCFENSTWNFVSNNNRGAYSVQGANCSQGQRYFIWSIDEENTPEGIYDFLLKPTDEDYNSTTGNQGFRMNLKSLSENQMVWEQSVMLEGSPFVIRMNFSKL; this is encoded by the coding sequence ATGAAAAAGATATTTATACTTGGCTTTGTAGCCGTACTTTTGGCAGCTTGCGGTCCAAGCAAAACCGCAAAAGAAGCCAGAAAAACCTTTAATGGAAACTGGACACTTACAAGCGTAACTTACCCTAACAGTTCTGGTGAATTTGATGTAACCTTGTTGAACGATGCGAATGCCTCTTGCTTCGAAAATAGTACCTGGAATTTTGTTTCCAACAATAATAGAGGCGCGTACTCAGTTCAGGGTGCTAACTGCAGCCAGGGTCAGCGTTATTTTATCTGGTCTATAGACGAGGAAAATACTCCTGAGGGAATCTATGATTTCTTATTAAAACCAACTGACGAAGATTATAACTCAACTACAGGAAACCAGGGGTTCCGTATGAATTTAAAATCACTTTCAGAAAACCAAATGGTATGGGAGCAATCTGTAATGCTAGAAGGCTCTCCGTTTGTGATTAGAATGAATTTTTCTAAACTTTAA
- a CDS encoding OmpA family protein yields MKTTINRMFAIFFAATLLISCDAVKNANNKQKGAVIGTTGGAAIGGVIGNNTGDGNTALGAIIGGVVGGAAGAIIGDRMDKQAKEIEQEIPGAEVERVGEGINVTFDESSGVYFDTEKYNINSKSQATLNKLADIFKEYPDSNILVEGHTDNTGSETYNLTLSKNRAQAVTNYLTSQGLSSGRLNTKWYGESQPKYDNSTAEGRAKNRRVELAIVANEEMKEEARRKAEEQN; encoded by the coding sequence ATGAAGACTACTATAAATAGAATGTTTGCGATATTTTTTGCAGCTACTTTACTAATTAGCTGTGATGCTGTAAAAAATGCGAATAATAAACAAAAAGGAGCCGTAATTGGCACTACAGGAGGTGCTGCAATTGGTGGTGTAATTGGAAATAATACCGGAGATGGAAATACCGCACTTGGAGCCATAATTGGTGGAGTTGTAGGTGGTGCTGCCGGCGCTATTATTGGCGATAGAATGGATAAGCAAGCCAAGGAAATAGAGCAGGAAATTCCCGGTGCCGAAGTAGAACGAGTGGGGGAAGGGATTAATGTAACTTTTGATGAAAGTAGCGGTGTATATTTTGATACGGAGAAATACAACATCAATTCAAAATCACAGGCTACACTAAATAAATTAGCTGATATTTTTAAAGAATATCCAGATTCTAACATTCTTGTCGAAGGTCATACCGACAACACAGGAAGTGAAACTTATAACCTTACCCTTTCTAAAAATAGAGCCCAGGCTGTAACCAATTATTTAACAAGTCAGGGATTAAGCAGTGGCAGGTTAAATACCAAATGGTATGGTGAATCTCAACCAAAATATGATAATTCAACTGCCGAAGGTCGTGCTAAGAATAGAAGAGTTGAATTAGCAATTGTGGCTAATGAAGAAATGAAAGAAGAAGCCAGAAGAAAAGCCGAAGAACAGAATTAA
- a CDS encoding acyl carrier protein — MKEKEILDSLKKIVSPYVQRKEGLENFNEKTDFIKDLEVNSANLVDVILDVEDEFDIEIDNDSMSGMLTVGDAKNIIERKLASA, encoded by the coding sequence ATGAAAGAAAAAGAAATACTAGACTCCCTGAAAAAAATTGTGAGCCCTTATGTTCAAAGAAAAGAGGGACTGGAAAATTTTAATGAAAAAACCGATTTTATTAAGGACCTGGAAGTAAATTCGGCCAACCTGGTTGATGTGATTTTAGATGTGGAAGATGAGTTTGATATTGAAATAGACAACGATTCTATGAGCGGAATGTTGACTGTAGGCGATGCGAAAAACATTATTGAGCGTAAACTGGCTTCAGCGTGA
- a CDS encoding enoyl-ACP reductase FabI, producing MVTDFKDRNYWAIILGGSTGLGFATARKLAHHGMNIIIIHRDRRADIAEIEEAFEDIREQEVKFESFNVDATNAEKRLNLIQEISKILGKEGKIRTLVHSISKGNLKPMTGDEPTLENIDFQITIDAMAISLYDWTKAIFKSGLFAKDARIISFTSEGNKKAWANYAAVSAAKVALEAITRSIALEFASHGIRANCIQAGVTVTRSFQMIPGNETLRVHALKHNPFKRLTVPNDIANAVYLLSKDEASWITGTIIPVNGGEHLK from the coding sequence ATGGTAACAGATTTTAAAGATCGTAATTATTGGGCAATTATTCTGGGCGGAAGTACAGGTCTTGGTTTTGCAACTGCTCGAAAGCTAGCGCACCACGGCATGAATATTATAATTATCCATAGAGATAGACGCGCTGATATTGCTGAAATTGAAGAAGCTTTTGAAGATATTAGAGAACAAGAAGTAAAATTTGAAAGTTTTAATGTTGATGCTACTAATGCTGAAAAACGCTTAAACCTTATTCAGGAAATTTCGAAAATACTCGGGAAAGAAGGCAAGATTCGAACTTTAGTGCATAGTATTTCTAAAGGAAACCTGAAGCCAATGACCGGTGATGAACCCACTTTAGAAAATATAGATTTCCAGATCACAATAGATGCTATGGCCATTAGTCTTTACGATTGGACAAAAGCTATTTTCAAATCAGGGCTTTTTGCAAAAGATGCCAGGATTATTTCTTTTACCAGTGAAGGCAATAAAAAAGCCTGGGCCAATTATGCTGCGGTTTCAGCGGCAAAAGTTGCGTTAGAAGCAATAACCAGAAGTATTGCCTTGGAATTCGCTTCTCATGGTATTAGGGCAAATTGTATTCAGGCGGGAGTTACGGTTACCCGTTCTTTTCAAATGATTCCCGGTAATGAAACCCTGCGTGTACACGCTTTGAAGCATAATCCATTCAAAAGGCTTACGGTTCCTAACGATATTGCGAATGCTGTCTATTTACTAAGTAAAGACGAAGCCAGTTGGATTACCGGAACCATTATTCCCGTTAATGGCGGGGAACATTTAAAATAA